A genomic region of Devosia ginsengisoli contains the following coding sequences:
- the ugpB gene encoding sn-glycerol-3-phosphate ABC transporter substrate-binding protein UgpB, producing the protein MVRHSFAAGLAALTVALSSSIALAQTEVTWWHAMGGELGTKLEEIAAGFNASQSDYVVTPVFKGSYAETLTAAIAAFRANEQPAIVQVFEVGTGTMMAAKGAVYPVYQLMADNNQPWDPAGFLAPVTGYYSDTDGNILSMPFNSSTPIMYYNKDVFEAAGLDREVAPKTWAEVEEFSKKIVESGAASCGFTSGWVSWIQTENLSAIHDLPYGTLQNGFGGLATEFTFNGETQARHWDNLAKWSKEGLFRYGGPAGGADAPPLFYTGDCAIYMNSSASRAGVIANAAGFEVGFAPLPYYDDVIAEPKNSIIGGATLWVLNGKSAEEYAGAAAFFTYLSQPQVQADWHQFTGYLPITNAAFELGQSQGYYEANPGSDIAIEQITRGTPSDNSKGIRFGNLTQARDVIDQEFEAVLAGSKTGQEGVDAAVARGNEILREFEAANQ; encoded by the coding sequence ATGGTTCGCCATTCATTCGCAGCCGGCCTTGCCGCCCTGACCGTAGCCCTATCCTCCAGCATCGCGCTGGCCCAGACCGAAGTCACCTGGTGGCATGCCATGGGTGGCGAGCTGGGCACCAAGCTCGAAGAAATCGCCGCCGGCTTCAATGCCAGCCAGTCCGACTATGTCGTGACCCCGGTGTTCAAGGGCTCCTATGCCGAGACCCTGACCGCCGCCATCGCCGCCTTCCGCGCCAATGAACAGCCTGCCATCGTGCAGGTCTTCGAAGTGGGCACCGGCACCATGATGGCCGCCAAGGGCGCCGTCTACCCGGTCTACCAGCTCATGGCCGACAACAACCAGCCCTGGGACCCGGCGGGCTTCCTCGCCCCAGTGACCGGTTATTATTCGGACACCGATGGCAACATCCTGTCGATGCCGTTCAATTCCTCGACCCCGATCATGTACTACAACAAGGACGTGTTCGAAGCCGCTGGTCTTGACCGCGAAGTCGCGCCCAAGACCTGGGCCGAAGTCGAGGAATTCTCCAAGAAGATCGTCGAGTCCGGCGCTGCCTCCTGCGGCTTCACCAGCGGCTGGGTGAGCTGGATCCAGACCGAAAACCTCTCGGCCATTCATGACCTGCCCTATGGCACGCTGCAGAACGGCTTCGGCGGCCTTGCCACCGAATTCACCTTCAACGGCGAAACCCAGGCCCGTCACTGGGACAACCTGGCCAAGTGGAGCAAGGAAGGCCTGTTCCGCTATGGTGGCCCGGCCGGTGGCGCCGATGCTCCGCCGCTGTTCTACACCGGCGACTGCGCCATCTACATGAACTCGTCGGCCTCGCGCGCCGGCGTCATCGCCAACGCCGCCGGCTTCGAAGTCGGTTTTGCTCCGCTGCCCTATTATGACGACGTGATCGCCGAGCCGAAGAACTCGATCATCGGTGGCGCGACCCTGTGGGTGCTGAACGGCAAGTCGGCTGAAGAATATGCCGGTGCCGCGGCCTTCTTCACCTATCTCAGCCAGCCCCAGGTCCAGGCCGACTGGCACCAGTTCACCGGCTACCTGCCGATCACCAATGCGGCTTTCGAACTGGGCCAGAGCCAGGGCTATTACGAGGCCAATCCGGGTTCGGACATTGCCATCGAGCAGATTACCCGCGGCACGCCTTCGGACAATTCCAAGGGCATCCGCTTCGGCAACTTGACCCAGGCGCGTGACGTCATCGACCAGGAATTCGAAGCCGTGCTGGCTGGCAGCAAGACCGGCCAGGAAGGCGTGGACGCCGCCGTTGCCCGTGGCAACGAAATCCTGCGCGAATTCGAAGCTGCCAACCAGTAA
- the ugpA gene encoding sn-glycerol-3-phosphate ABC transporter permease UgpA: MQTKRTIFPNMWLPYGLLAPQLAITLVFFIWPALQAVKSSFEREDPFGFKTTFIWFANYSKLLADPMYLNALWRTLIFAVLVTVIAMGVSLVLAVAVNRLLRSGRVYTTLLVWPYAVAPVVAGILWWFMFNPSIGILSYVLGQMGVTWNHRVNADQAMILIVLAASWKQISYNFLFFVAGLQSVPASLSEAAAIDGAGPFKRFWTIVVPLLSPTTFFLLIVNINYAMFDTFGVVDATTSGGPAQSTNILVYKVYADGFLGLNIGSSAAQSVLLMLIVIVLTVVQFRFVERRVQY, translated from the coding sequence ATGCAGACCAAGCGCACGATCTTTCCGAACATGTGGCTGCCCTATGGGTTGCTGGCGCCGCAACTGGCCATCACGCTGGTGTTTTTCATCTGGCCGGCTCTGCAGGCCGTCAAATCCTCGTTCGAACGCGAGGACCCGTTCGGTTTCAAGACGACCTTCATCTGGTTTGCCAACTATTCCAAGCTGCTGGCCGACCCGATGTATCTCAATGCGCTGTGGCGCACGCTGATCTTCGCGGTTCTGGTGACCGTGATCGCCATGGGCGTGTCGCTGGTCCTTGCCGTCGCGGTCAACCGCCTGCTGCGCTCGGGCCGGGTCTATACGACGCTGCTGGTGTGGCCCTATGCCGTGGCACCTGTCGTGGCCGGCATTCTCTGGTGGTTCATGTTCAATCCCTCCATCGGCATTCTCAGCTATGTGCTGGGGCAGATGGGCGTGACCTGGAACCACCGCGTCAATGCCGACCAGGCCATGATCCTGATCGTGCTGGCCGCAAGCTGGAAGCAGATTTCCTACAATTTCCTGTTCTTCGTCGCCGGGCTGCAATCGGTGCCCGCCTCGCTGTCGGAAGCGGCGGCGATCGACGGGGCAGGACCCTTCAAGCGGTTCTGGACCATCGTCGTGCCGCTGCTGTCGCCGACGACCTTCTTCCTGCTGATCGTCAATATCAACTACGCCATGTTCGACACATTCGGCGTCGTTGATGCCACCACGTCGGGCGGCCCGGCGCAGTCGACCAATATCCTGGTCTACAAGGTTTATGCCGACGGCTTCCTCGGCCTCAACATCGGCTCATCGGCAGCCCAATCGGTGCTGCTCATGCTCATCGTCATCGTCCTGACCGTGGTCCAGTTCCGCTTCGTCGAGCGGCGCGTGCAGTATTAG
- the ugpE gene encoding sn-glycerol-3-phosphate ABC transporter permease UgpE, producing MVENRPWLNVLTHLVLVVGVIIIAFPVYLAVIASTHGPGAFLSNVVPLLPGPYLLDNYGQMLSQGMSTSGAPPLTLMLANSLVMAIIIAVAKIAISIISAYAIVYFRFPLRTLAFWIIFITLMLPVEVRIIPTFKVVSDLGLLNSYAGLTIPLIASATATFLFRQFFLTVPDELMEAARVDGAGPMKFFRDILLPLSRTNMAALFVILFIYGWMQYLWPLLVTTDPKFYTVVMGIKRMAAVADADPQWNLVMAAVVLAMLPPVLIVIFMQRLFVKGLVETEK from the coding sequence ATGGTCGAAAACCGCCCCTGGCTGAACGTCCTCACCCATCTGGTGCTGGTCGTCGGCGTCATCATCATTGCCTTCCCGGTCTATCTGGCCGTCATCGCCTCGACCCATGGTCCCGGCGCATTCCTGAGCAATGTCGTGCCGCTGCTGCCCGGTCCCTACCTGCTCGACAATTACGGGCAGATGCTGAGCCAGGGCATGTCCACCTCAGGCGCGCCACCTCTGACGCTGATGCTGGCCAATTCGCTGGTCATGGCTATCATCATCGCCGTGGCCAAGATCGCCATCTCGATCATCTCGGCCTATGCCATCGTCTATTTCCGCTTTCCGCTGCGGACGCTGGCCTTCTGGATCATCTTCATCACGCTGATGCTTCCGGTCGAAGTGCGCATCATCCCGACCTTCAAGGTCGTGTCCGACCTGGGGCTGCTCAATTCCTATGCCGGCCTGACCATCCCGCTGATCGCCTCGGCTACGGCGACTTTCCTGTTCCGGCAATTCTTCCTCACCGTGCCGGATGAATTGATGGAGGCGGCGCGGGTCGATGGGGCGGGGCCGATGAAATTCTTCCGCGATATCCTGCTGCCGCTGAGCCGTACCAATATGGCCGCGCTCTTCGTGATCCTCTTCATCTACGGCTGGATGCAGTATCTGTGGCCGCTGCTGGTGACCACCGACCCCAAATTCTATACCGTCGTCATGGGCATCAAGCGCATGGCCGCTGTTGCCGACGCCGATCCGCAATGGAACCTGGTCATGGCTGCCGTGGTGCTGGCCATGCTGCCGCCGGTTCTTATCGTCATCTTCATGCAGCGCCTGTTCGTCAAAGGCCTGGTGGAAACGGAGAAATAA
- a CDS encoding sn-glycerol-3-phosphate import ATP-binding protein UgpC gives MAAIELAGVKKTYPGGAQVIHGIDLAIGDGELVVLVGPSGCGKSTLLRMIAGLETISDGTISIGGAVVNTKEPAERDIAMVFQNYALYPHMTVRGNLEYGLRNRGTPRAEIDARVEAAARTLEIEPFLDRKPRQLSGGQRQRVAMGRAIVRQPKAFLFDEPLSNLDAKLRGQMRIEIRRLQRSLRTTSVYVTHDQLEAMTLADRLVVMNGGHIEQVGKPTELYDRPASLFVAGFIGSPPMNLLDVAALEALPGVTMPAALPDGTDIVGIRPDAIILGAAASGDILLSGTVELIEPVGGESHLYVRVVGLEQAMIIVAQGRSELAEAASLDFVLPAEALHPFNRATGKRL, from the coding sequence ATGGCCGCCATCGAACTCGCAGGCGTCAAGAAGACCTATCCCGGCGGCGCCCAGGTGATCCACGGCATCGACCTGGCTATCGGCGATGGCGAACTGGTGGTGCTGGTCGGTCCCTCTGGCTGCGGCAAGTCCACCCTGCTGCGCATGATCGCCGGGCTCGAAACCATCAGCGATGGCACGATTTCCATCGGCGGCGCGGTGGTCAATACCAAGGAGCCGGCCGAGCGCGACATCGCCATGGTGTTCCAGAATTACGCGCTCTATCCGCATATGACCGTACGGGGAAACCTCGAATATGGCCTTAGGAATCGCGGCACGCCGCGGGCCGAGATCGATGCCCGTGTCGAAGCGGCGGCGCGGACGCTGGAGATCGAGCCTTTCCTCGACCGCAAGCCGCGCCAGTTGTCCGGCGGGCAGCGCCAGCGCGTCGCCATGGGCCGGGCCATCGTGCGCCAGCCCAAAGCCTTCCTGTTCGATGAGCCGCTGAGCAATCTCGACGCCAAGCTGCGCGGGCAGATGCGTATCGAAATCCGCCGCCTGCAGCGCAGCCTGCGCACCACCAGCGTCTATGTGACCCACGACCAGCTCGAGGCCATGACCCTGGCCGACCGGCTGGTGGTGATGAATGGCGGCCATATCGAACAGGTGGGCAAGCCCACCGAACTCTACGACCGGCCCGCTTCGCTGTTCGTCGCCGGCTTTATCGGCTCGCCACCGATGAACCTGCTCGATGTCGCAGCCCTTGAGGCGCTGCCCGGCGTGACAATGCCCGCGGCGCTGCCGGATGGAACCGACATTGTCGGCATCCGTCCCGACGCCATTATACTGGGGGCTGCGGCATCGGGGGATATCTTGTTGTCGGGGACGGTCGAGCTGATCGAACCGGTGGGCGGGGAGAGCCATCTCTATGTGCGCGTGGTCGGGCTGGAACAGGCCATGATCATCGTCGCGCAGGGCCGTTCGGAGCTGGCGGAAGCGGCCAGTCTGGACTTCGTTCTGCCGGCCGAGGCGCTGCATCCGTTCAACCGCGCCACGGGAAAACGGCTGTAA
- a CDS encoding alpha-D-ribose 1-methylphosphonate 5-triphosphate diphosphatase, which yields MNSVTLGELVLTNARIVLANEVLEGSLRVDGGVITDIGAPSRTGLDLDGDYLIPGLVELHTDHLETHYAPRPRVRWNPVAAVQAHDAQIAASGITTVLDAIRIGLDEDTDVSAEEMRILAGAIRAGMDAGRLRAEHYIHLRCEVSAPDCLDSFLAIKDDPLVRLASLMDHAPGQRQFASLDAYKVYYQGKTKMSDAELDAFTARRNAQSLAHSGKHRRMISQMCHDQGIVLASHDDATRAHVEEAVDLGLHIAEFPTTLEAARASRQAGLSILMGGPNVVRGGSHSGNVSARALAEADLLDILSSDYIPFSMLQSAFSLADGVEGISLSKAIQLVTKRPAEAAGFHDRGEIAVGKRADFVHLRIEDGIPIVLTVWRQGQRVI from the coding sequence ATGAACTCTGTCACCCTTGGAGAACTGGTTCTCACCAATGCAAGGATCGTGCTGGCCAACGAAGTGCTGGAAGGCTCGCTGCGGGTCGATGGCGGGGTCATCACCGATATCGGCGCGCCGAGCCGGACCGGGCTCGATCTCGACGGGGATTACTTGATCCCGGGCCTGGTGGAACTGCATACCGACCACCTCGAAACGCACTATGCGCCGCGCCCGCGCGTGCGCTGGAATCCGGTGGCCGCGGTGCAGGCGCATGATGCGCAGATCGCCGCCTCGGGCATCACCACCGTGCTCGACGCTATCCGCATCGGGCTCGATGAGGATACCGATGTCAGCGCCGAGGAAATGCGTATTCTGGCCGGGGCGATCCGTGCCGGGATGGATGCCGGGCGGCTGCGGGCCGAGCACTATATCCACCTGCGCTGCGAGGTTTCGGCGCCCGATTGCCTCGATAGTTTCCTCGCCATCAAGGACGATCCGCTGGTGCGGCTGGCCTCGCTGATGGACCATGCGCCGGGCCAGCGCCAGTTCGCCAGCCTCGACGCCTACAAGGTGTATTACCAGGGCAAGACCAAGATGAGCGATGCCGAGCTCGATGCCTTCACGGCCCGGCGTAACGCTCAGTCGCTGGCCCATTCCGGCAAGCATCGCCGCATGATTTCCCAGATGTGCCACGACCAGGGCATCGTGCTGGCCAGCCATGACGACGCCACCCGCGCCCATGTGGAAGAGGCGGTGGATCTGGGCCTGCATATCGCCGAGTTCCCCACCACGCTGGAGGCCGCACGCGCCTCGCGCCAGGCGGGGCTGTCCATTCTCATGGGCGGGCCGAACGTGGTGCGCGGCGGCTCGCATTCCGGCAATGTATCGGCGCGGGCGCTGGCCGAGGCCGACCTGCTCGATATCCTGTCCTCGGATTATATCCCCTTTTCCATGCTGCAATCGGCCTTCTCGCTTGCCGACGGCGTGGAGGGAATCAGCCTGTCCAAGGCGATCCAGCTGGTGACCAAACGGCCGGCGGAAGCGGCCGGATTCCACGATCGCGGCGAGATCGCCGTGGGCAAGCGGGCCGACTTCGTGCATCTGCGCATTGAGGACGGCATTCCCATCGTGCTGACGGTGTGGCGGCAGGGCCAGCGGGTGATATGA
- the phnN gene encoding phosphonate metabolism protein/1,5-bisphosphokinase (PRPP-forming) PhnN: MSGTFVAVVGPSGVGKDSLIGFARERLEAGGRVRFVRRVVTRPADGGSEDHDSMDETAFAAAEAAGEFALSWGAHGLCYGLPVALEDDLAAGRVVVANLSRGMIPALVARYPDALVVAVTADRAVLAERLASRGRETAESIRQRLDRNAGDGLPASTVRIDNSGALEVAGMQFTRLLQDVAGVVRA; encoded by the coding sequence ATGAGCGGAACCTTCGTCGCGGTCGTCGGCCCCAGCGGCGTGGGCAAGGACAGCCTGATCGGCTTTGCCCGCGAACGGCTGGAAGCCGGTGGCCGCGTGCGCTTCGTGCGCCGCGTGGTGACGCGCCCCGCCGATGGCGGCAGCGAAGACCATGACAGCATGGATGAAACCGCCTTTGCCGCGGCTGAGGCGGCCGGAGAATTTGCCCTGAGCTGGGGCGCGCATGGCCTGTGCTACGGGCTGCCGGTGGCGCTGGAAGACGATCTGGCTGCCGGGCGCGTGGTGGTGGCCAACCTGTCGCGCGGGATGATTCCAGCATTGGTGGCGCGTTATCCCGATGCGCTGGTGGTGGCGGTGACGGCCGACCGGGCGGTGCTTGCGGAACGGCTGGCGAGCCGGGGGCGGGAGACCGCGGAATCCATAAGGCAGCGGCTGGATCGCAATGCGGGCGATGGCCTGCCGGCGAGCACGGTGCGGATCGATAATTCCGGGGCGCTTGAGGTGGCGGGGATGCAGTTTACCCGGCTGTTGCAGGATGTGGCTGGGGTTGTGCGGGCTTGA
- the phnF gene encoding phosphonate metabolism transcriptional regulator PhnF: MTVSKDVSGGVALWRRIADAIRLDIVGGKLASGDRLPTEALLAERFSANRHTVRRALAVLAEEGVVGAEQGRGTFVRSARRLSYPIGRRTRFREGLRGQAASLVSQSLSHRIENATAAVAAALGLKPGAKVVRTEGLSIADGRPISRSTTWLPYRLFPDFAERIAQLQSTTAVFASYGIDDYARASTRISARHADVEETKLLGLAPGAILLVSEAVDVDSAAIPISYALSRFPAERMELVV, translated from the coding sequence ATGACAGTTTCCAAAGACGTTTCCGGTGGGGTGGCTCTGTGGCGGCGCATTGCCGATGCCATCCGCCTCGACATTGTCGGTGGCAAGCTCGCCAGCGGCGATCGCCTGCCCACCGAAGCCCTTCTGGCCGAACGCTTTTCCGCCAATCGGCATACGGTGCGCCGTGCCCTCGCCGTGCTCGCCGAGGAGGGCGTGGTGGGCGCCGAACAGGGCCGCGGCACCTTCGTCCGCAGCGCCCGCCGCCTCTCCTACCCCATCGGCCGGCGCACGCGATTTCGCGAAGGTCTCAGGGGCCAGGCCGCCAGCCTCGTCTCGCAAAGCCTCAGCCACCGCATCGAGAATGCCACAGCCGCCGTAGCCGCCGCTCTGGGCCTCAAGCCGGGCGCCAAGGTGGTGCGCACGGAAGGCCTGTCCATCGCCGATGGACGGCCGATCTCGCGCTCCACCACCTGGCTGCCCTATCGGCTATTCCCCGATTTCGCCGAGCGCATCGCCCAGTTGCAATCGACCACAGCGGTCTTTGCCAGCTACGGCATAGACGATTATGCCCGCGCTTCGACCCGCATCTCCGCCCGCCATGCCGATGTCGAAGAGACCAAGCTGCTGGGCCTGGCACCGGGCGCCATCCTGCTGGTGTCCGAGGCGGTCGACGTGGATTCGGCAGCAATTCCAATATCCTACGCGCTAAGCCGGTTTCCGGCAGAGCGGATGGAATTGGTGGTTTGA
- the phnG gene encoding phosphonate C-P lyase system protein PhnG: MQTQPSIDNSARKAALDVLAAAPARALAALWESWPDKPVHKFVRGPEVGLVMVRGRAGGGGAPFNLGEASVSRASVRIVSGEVGHGYCLGRDLAKAEAIAVIDALWQRDAGAVEAEIIEPLRVLAAEADGKRRDEAAATRVDFFTMVRGDN, from the coding sequence ATGCAGACGCAACCCTCCATCGATAATAGCGCGCGCAAGGCGGCGCTGGATGTACTGGCCGCCGCCCCGGCGCGGGCTTTGGCCGCGCTGTGGGAAAGCTGGCCCGACAAGCCCGTGCATAAGTTCGTGCGCGGACCCGAAGTCGGGCTGGTCATGGTGCGCGGCCGCGCCGGGGGCGGGGGAGCGCCGTTCAACCTGGGCGAGGCCAGCGTGAGCCGCGCCAGCGTGCGCATTGTAAGCGGGGAAGTGGGGCACGGGTATTGCCTGGGCCGCGACCTCGCCAAGGCCGAGGCTATCGCCGTGATCGACGCGCTGTGGCAGCGCGATGCTGGGGCGGTGGAAGCGGAAATTATCGAGCCGCTGCGGGTACTTGCGGCGGAAGCCGACGGCAAACGTCGCGACGAGGCCGCGGCGACGCGGGTCGACTTTTTCACCATGGTGCGCGGGGATAACTGA
- the phnH gene encoding phosphonate C-P lyase system protein PhnH: MDIGLDGGFSEPVRQAQSSFRAIMDALANPGTVQKFADPAPAHGPLSGELVSTLLTLSDQDTSIWVSETLRQTAGVEGFVAFHTGAPIVNETGHAVFAFAGAARELPSLDAFNLGTQEYPDRSTTIVLGVTAFAGGDEMVIRGPGIKDQRKISPVGLPTDFVAQWAANRELFPRGVDLLLVGDGAVMGLPRSTRIAEGH, translated from the coding sequence ATGGATATCGGTCTCGACGGCGGATTTTCCGAGCCGGTGCGGCAGGCGCAGAGCAGTTTTCGGGCCATTATGGACGCTTTGGCCAATCCCGGAACGGTGCAAAAATTCGCGGATCCGGCGCCCGCACACGGTCCCCTCAGCGGCGAATTGGTTAGCACACTGTTAACGTTGAGCGACCAGGACACGTCAATCTGGGTGAGCGAAACCTTGCGGCAGACGGCCGGCGTGGAAGGCTTTGTGGCGTTTCATACCGGCGCGCCGATCGTGAACGAAACCGGGCATGCGGTATTCGCTTTTGCCGGGGCGGCGCGCGAATTGCCCAGCCTCGATGCGTTCAATCTCGGCACGCAGGAATACCCCGACCGGTCGACCACCATCGTGCTCGGCGTGACTGCTTTTGCGGGTGGCGACGAGATGGTTATTCGCGGGCCGGGGATCAAGGACCAGCGCAAGATTAGTCCCGTTGGGCTGCCCACGGATTTCGTCGCGCAATGGGCGGCCAATCGCGAGCTGTTCCCGCGCGGCGTGGACCTGCTGCTGGTGGGCGATGGCGCGGTGATGGGCCTGCCGCGCTCGACGCGGATTGCGGAAGGACATTGA
- a CDS encoding carbon-phosphorus lyase complex subunit PhnI — MYVAVKGGEAAIANAHALLADRRRGDRAVPALRLDQIMEQLGLAVDRAMGEGSLYDRELAALALVQARGDLIEAIFLVRAYRTTLPRFGYSQPVATGAMLIERRISATFKDLPGGQMLGPTFDYTHRLLDPAIVTGDVPAPVTREAEAAQAPRVTDLLGRQGLMEPDGETDPEGDVGDLTREPLDFPLDRDLRLQALARGDEGFLLALGYSTQRGYGRTHPFVGEIRIGEVDVEFDVPELGFAVNLGRIRVTECQMVNQFKGSAKVPPQFTRGYGLVFGQAERKAMAMSLVDRALRAKEFGEDVVAPAQDEEFVISHSDNVQATGFVEHLKLPHYVDFQAELDLIRRMRAEHEAAELKEAAE, encoded by the coding sequence ATGTATGTAGCCGTCAAGGGCGGGGAAGCCGCCATTGCCAATGCCCATGCCTTGCTGGCCGATCGCCGGCGCGGCGACCGCGCGGTGCCGGCCCTGCGGCTGGACCAGATCATGGAGCAGTTGGGGCTCGCGGTGGATAGGGCCATGGGCGAGGGCTCGCTCTATGACCGGGAACTGGCGGCTCTGGCGCTGGTGCAGGCGCGGGGCGACCTGATCGAGGCGATATTCCTGGTGAGGGCCTATCGTACGACGTTGCCGCGGTTTGGCTATTCGCAGCCGGTCGCTACCGGGGCGATGTTGATCGAAAGACGCATTTCGGCAACCTTCAAGGACCTGCCCGGCGGGCAGATGCTGGGGCCGACGTTTGACTATACCCACCGCCTGCTGGACCCGGCGATTGTTACCGGCGACGTGCCGGCCCCGGTGACGCGCGAGGCCGAGGCGGCGCAGGCGCCGCGGGTGACCGACCTACTGGGGCGGCAGGGGCTGATGGAGCCCGATGGCGAGACCGACCCCGAAGGCGATGTCGGCGACCTGACGCGCGAGCCGCTGGATTTTCCGCTCGACCGCGATCTGCGGCTGCAGGCCCTGGCGCGGGGCGACGAGGGTTTTCTGCTGGCGCTCGGCTATTCGACGCAGCGCGGCTATGGCCGCACCCATCCTTTCGTCGGCGAAATCCGCATCGGCGAGGTCGATGTGGAATTCGACGTGCCCGAATTGGGCTTTGCCGTGAATCTGGGACGCATAAGGGTGACCGAGTGCCAGATGGTCAACCAGTTCAAGGGCTCGGCGAAAGTGCCGCCGCAATTCACCCGCGGCTATGGGCTGGTGTTCGGGCAGGCCGAGCGCAAGGCCATGGCCATGTCGCTGGTGGATCGTGCCTTGCGCGCGAAGGAGTTCGGCGAGGACGTGGTGGCGCCGGCGCAGGACGAGGAATTCGTGATTTCCCACTCGGACAATGTGCAGGCGACGGGCTTCGTCGAGCATCTGAAACTGCCGCATTACGTGGATTTCCAGGCCGAGCTGGACCTGATCCGGCGCATGCGGGCCGAGCATGAAGCGGCCGAACTGAAGGAGGCCGCGGAATGA